The following proteins come from a genomic window of Corallococcus sp. NCRR:
- the mutM gene encoding bifunctional DNA-formamidopyrimidine glycosylase/DNA-(apurinic or apyrimidinic site) lyase, whose amino-acid sequence MPELPEVEIARRNLERWFKGHRIVRAEADATRVFRGAELPHFTRLTGRVTALERKGKYLLITLEGGHGLMAHLGMTGKFVRRKEGEPVPYSRARFHLEDGHVVHFSDPRLFGRMEPVPAKQLWELPAVKALGRDPLTEGLTGPQLQEAVGDSKQDLKVALMDQGRVAGLGNIHAAEALFRAGLHPARKPGTLTPDDWKHLAKAIHAAFDFAFKEQEGEDITYLEEPGSVNRFRVYGRAEGPCSKCGTTVEAFTQGGRTTHFCPKCQPLSTVAVRASRKGTAAPKGTSPAVGGPKPRSRRR is encoded by the coding sequence ATGCCTGAACTACCGGAAGTGGAGATCGCCCGGCGCAACCTGGAGCGCTGGTTCAAGGGCCACCGCATCGTGCGCGCGGAAGCGGACGCGACCCGCGTCTTCCGGGGCGCGGAGCTGCCCCACTTCACCCGGCTCACCGGGCGCGTCACCGCCCTGGAGCGCAAGGGGAAGTACCTGCTCATCACCCTGGAGGGCGGCCACGGCCTGATGGCCCACCTGGGCATGACGGGCAAGTTCGTGCGCCGCAAGGAAGGCGAGCCCGTCCCCTACAGCCGCGCCCGCTTCCACCTGGAGGACGGCCACGTGGTCCACTTCAGTGATCCACGCCTCTTCGGCCGCATGGAGCCGGTGCCCGCGAAGCAACTGTGGGAGCTGCCCGCGGTGAAGGCCCTGGGGCGGGACCCTTTGACGGAAGGGCTCACCGGCCCCCAGCTCCAGGAGGCGGTGGGGGACTCCAAGCAGGACCTGAAGGTGGCGCTGATGGACCAGGGCCGCGTCGCGGGCCTGGGCAACATCCACGCCGCGGAGGCGCTCTTCCGCGCGGGGCTGCACCCGGCGCGCAAGCCCGGCACCCTCACGCCGGACGACTGGAAGCACCTGGCGAAGGCCATCCACGCCGCCTTCGACTTCGCCTTCAAGGAGCAGGAGGGCGAGGACATCACCTATCTGGAGGAGCCAGGGTCCGTGAACCGCTTCCGCGTCTACGGGCGGGCCGAAGGGCCGTGCTCGAAGTGCGGAACGACGGTGGAGGCCTTCACCCAGGGTGGGCGCACCACGCATTTCTGTCCGAAATGTCAGCCGCTCTCCACGGTTGCTGTCCGCGCGTCCCGGAAGGGGACGGCGGCGCCAAAGGGGACGTCCCCCGCCGTCGGCGGCCCGAAACCCCGATCCCGTAGACGTTGA
- a CDS encoding TIGR04551 family protein has translation MPHVLLAALLVASSTATAQTPVPDGGTPAAAPQESAPAAAPAAPAAASPAPTSEGSVSREELEQRLEATRQELREDIRAQTATQAVANNDWQEEWTEEKRKLELFTLDGYLRVRPTLFYKFDLGKPALPTGTPLGRQLWTRSPRSAAEQTQAGANMRFRLEPSFNVSEDVRIKAQVDALDNVLLGSNPDSAYSGDGRNNFTLFSENQSPSNSAVNAFKDSVIVRRAYGEVTTPVGILRFGRMGSHWGLGMLRNDGNCLDCDYGDTVDRIQFVTEPFAGWYVTPMLDFNSEGLSTEKANALGEPVDLTQSDDAHSLVLAIARRDTDQQQKAKLDNNQGVLNYGLYFTYRTQRYATTTETGVPFDDANPSIPVNVTTPTFVPRGGTLYIPDLWFKYEEKKFRIEAEFAAQLGTIDGRATTANEPTTQSLRVAQFGGVLQTEFHVIENKLHLGIEMGFASGDKAPGFGNYPGRQGSGSDGNTAPGDVEGRQYSCDNGGCSDNAIRNFRFNRDYRVDVILWRSILNGVTDAFYVKPGLKYSIAEGFDVFGSVIYSQAFYAESTPSYASKALGLEADIGARYVTEDGFVAGIDYGILFPLDGLKDLNLPGQELSTAHAIRGTLAIRF, from the coding sequence ATGCCTCACGTCCTGCTGGCGGCGCTGCTCGTCGCCTCGTCCACGGCCACCGCCCAGACGCCGGTGCCCGATGGTGGCACGCCCGCGGCAGCCCCCCAGGAGTCGGCCCCCGCCGCGGCTCCCGCGGCCCCGGCCGCCGCTTCCCCCGCCCCCACCTCCGAAGGTTCCGTCAGCCGCGAGGAGCTGGAGCAACGCCTGGAGGCCACGCGGCAGGAGCTGCGCGAGGACATCCGCGCGCAGACGGCCACCCAGGCCGTGGCCAACAACGACTGGCAGGAGGAGTGGACGGAGGAGAAGCGCAAGCTGGAGCTGTTCACGCTGGACGGCTACCTGCGCGTGCGCCCCACGCTCTTCTACAAGTTCGACCTGGGCAAGCCCGCGCTGCCCACCGGCACGCCCCTGGGCCGCCAGCTGTGGACGCGCTCGCCGCGCTCCGCCGCCGAGCAGACCCAGGCGGGCGCCAACATGCGCTTCCGGCTGGAGCCGTCCTTCAATGTCTCCGAGGACGTGCGCATCAAGGCGCAGGTGGACGCGCTGGACAACGTCCTGTTGGGCTCCAACCCGGACAGCGCCTACAGCGGGGATGGGCGCAACAACTTCACGCTCTTCTCTGAGAACCAGTCCCCGTCCAACTCCGCCGTCAACGCGTTCAAGGACTCCGTCATCGTGCGGCGCGCGTACGGTGAGGTGACGACGCCGGTGGGCATCCTGCGCTTCGGCCGCATGGGCAGCCACTGGGGCCTGGGCATGCTGCGCAACGACGGCAACTGCCTGGACTGCGACTACGGCGACACGGTGGACCGCATCCAGTTCGTCACGGAGCCGTTCGCCGGCTGGTACGTGACGCCCATGCTGGACTTCAACTCCGAGGGGCTGTCCACGGAGAAGGCCAACGCCCTGGGCGAGCCGGTGGACCTCACCCAGTCCGACGACGCGCACAGTCTGGTGCTGGCCATCGCGCGGCGCGACACCGACCAGCAGCAGAAGGCCAAGCTGGACAACAACCAGGGCGTCCTCAACTACGGCCTGTACTTCACCTACCGCACGCAGCGGTACGCGACCACGACGGAGACGGGCGTCCCCTTCGATGACGCCAACCCCTCCATCCCCGTCAACGTCACCACGCCCACGTTCGTCCCGCGCGGCGGCACGCTCTACATCCCGGACCTGTGGTTCAAGTACGAGGAGAAGAAGTTCCGCATCGAGGCGGAGTTCGCCGCGCAGCTGGGCACCATCGACGGGCGCGCCACCACGGCGAACGAGCCCACCACCCAGTCGCTGCGCGTGGCGCAGTTCGGCGGCGTGCTCCAGACGGAGTTCCACGTCATCGAGAACAAGCTGCACCTGGGCATCGAGATGGGCTTCGCCTCTGGTGACAAGGCGCCGGGCTTCGGCAACTACCCGGGCCGCCAGGGCTCGGGCTCGGACGGCAACACCGCGCCGGGTGACGTGGAGGGCCGTCAGTACAGCTGCGACAACGGCGGCTGCAGCGACAACGCCATCCGCAACTTCCGCTTCAACCGCGACTACCGCGTGGACGTCATCCTGTGGCGCTCCATCCTCAATGGCGTCACGGACGCGTTCTACGTGAAGCCGGGCCTCAAGTACTCCATCGCGGAGGGCTTCGACGTCTTCGGCAGCGTCATCTACTCGCAGGCGTTCTACGCGGAGTCCACGCCGTCCTACGCCAGCAAGGCCCTGGGCCTGGAGGCGGACATCGGCGCGCGCTACGTCACGGAGGACGGCTTCGTGGCGGGCATCGACTACGGCATCCTCTTCCCGCTGGACGGCCTGAAGGACCTGAACCTGCCGGGCCAGGAGCTGAGCACCGCGCACGCCATCCGCGGCACGCTGGCCATCCGGTTCTAG